Proteins encoded within one genomic window of Nonomuraea gerenzanensis:
- a CDS encoding AfsR/SARP family transcriptional regulator, translating to MGETTVVRFTLLGPVQLTVDGSSPPGIAPRHRAVLAYLLLNAGRSISIERLIDAMWGYDQPDTARSQIHASITAIRKVLRGAGAGHLLETRAGGYVARPEPGQVDALEFTELVAAGRLREALALWGGEALEDVHAHYVSGVRELWNDRRLSAYERLVEGELAAGWHAELLDELAAQVSVNPLREKLNGHLVLALHRAGRQADALAAARAYRAALAEEQGLDPGHAFTELERAVLADDPDLRPAEPAASGPPRRSTFLPYDIPDFSGRTAELERLADERSPVVTIDGMAGIGKTTLAVHVAHRLADRFPDGHLFIDLQAHTAGREPIDAAAALEALLRQLGVPADRIPVTPAERGALWRAELAGRRVLVVLDNAFDAEHVRPLLPGHSGTLVLITSRRRLVDLEGAQALSVDVLGEQEAAGLFERIVGDRAHQEPEAVREVLGLCGHLPLAIRISAARLQHRPRWTVSFLAGRLRDHRRLLDGVSAAFTVSYEQLDEAEQRMFRLLGLVPGRDIDPCGAAALAGIAEDEAEELLEELLDAHMLLQLEPGRYTFHDLLREHARSLAEDDGACLRLLGYYLHRSRAAMDRLFPDSLSHREGIPEPATPIAPIRDDAEALAWLDAERANIIATAVHGPEICVGMLGLAMRPYLDRQAHHDDALTLHTLVLRRSRTLGSGFEAQALTDLAWTYWRMGEYEHAERHAHEALDAGPTPREQARALLTLGNVALRQRQDAQAERHLKQALDLTRIGADTWAEAHVLGILALVLDRADRPEEARRHLDLALALHRKVGNPAGEAMTLNLLGVVLRHQGEPAQARTRHEQAAALYRALGNNTDEAAALNGLAEAAGDPALAVEEHTAALALADLTRNRPEQARAHDGLARACLALGRAEQAVEHGRLALGLYGELGVPEAEEVRAFLERAS from the coding sequence ATGGGGGAGACGACGGTGGTGCGCTTCACCCTTCTCGGTCCCGTCCAGCTGACGGTCGACGGCTCCTCGCCGCCGGGCATCGCCCCACGTCACCGGGCCGTCCTGGCCTACCTCCTGCTCAACGCCGGCCGGTCGATCAGCATCGAGCGGCTCATCGACGCGATGTGGGGCTACGACCAGCCGGACACCGCCAGGTCGCAGATCCACGCCTCGATCACGGCGATCCGCAAGGTGCTGCGCGGTGCGGGGGCCGGACATCTGCTGGAGACGCGGGCGGGCGGTTACGTCGCGAGGCCCGAGCCCGGGCAGGTGGACGCACTGGAGTTCACCGAGCTGGTGGCCGCCGGGCGGTTGCGCGAGGCGCTGGCGTTGTGGGGCGGCGAGGCGCTGGAGGACGTGCACGCGCATTACGTCAGCGGGGTCAGGGAGCTCTGGAACGACCGGCGGTTGTCGGCGTACGAGCGCCTGGTGGAGGGTGAGCTCGCGGCCGGGTGGCACGCCGAGCTGCTCGACGAGCTCGCCGCGCAGGTGAGTGTCAACCCGCTGCGCGAGAAGCTCAACGGGCACCTTGTCCTGGCCCTGCACCGGGCGGGGCGGCAGGCCGACGCGCTGGCGGCGGCGCGTGCCTACCGTGCGGCGCTGGCGGAGGAACAGGGCCTCGACCCCGGGCACGCGTTCACCGAGCTGGAGCGGGCGGTCCTGGCCGACGATCCGGACCTGCGCCCGGCGGAGCCGGCCGCGTCCGGGCCGCCGCGTCGCTCCACTTTCCTGCCGTACGACATTCCCGATTTCTCAGGACGGACCGCCGAGCTGGAACGGCTCGCGGACGAACGTTCGCCGGTCGTCACCATCGACGGCATGGCCGGGATCGGCAAGACCACGCTCGCCGTCCACGTGGCGCACCGGCTGGCGGACCGCTTTCCCGACGGCCACCTCTTCATCGACCTGCAGGCCCACACCGCGGGCCGGGAGCCGATCGACGCCGCCGCCGCGCTGGAGGCGCTGCTGCGCCAGCTCGGGGTGCCCGCCGACCGCATCCCGGTCACGCCGGCGGAACGTGGCGCCCTCTGGCGCGCGGAGCTGGCCGGCCGCCGCGTCCTGGTCGTCCTGGACAACGCCTTCGACGCCGAGCACGTACGCCCCCTGCTGCCGGGACATTCCGGCACCCTCGTCCTGATCACCAGCAGACGGCGGCTCGTCGATCTCGAAGGCGCCCAGGCGTTGTCGGTCGACGTGCTGGGCGAGCAGGAGGCCGCGGGGCTGTTCGAGCGCATCGTCGGCGACCGCGCCCACCAGGAGCCGGAGGCCGTCCGCGAGGTGCTGGGGTTGTGCGGGCACCTGCCGCTCGCCATCCGGATCTCGGCCGCCCGCCTCCAGCACCGCCCGCGCTGGACCGTGTCCTTCCTCGCGGGCCGGCTGCGGGATCACCGCCGGCTCCTGGACGGGGTGTCGGCGGCGTTCACCGTCTCCTACGAGCAGCTCGACGAGGCCGAGCAGCGCATGTTCCGCCTGCTCGGGCTGGTGCCGGGCCGCGACATCGACCCCTGCGGCGCCGCCGCACTGGCGGGGATCGCGGAAGACGAGGCCGAGGAACTGCTCGAAGAGCTGCTCGACGCCCACATGCTGCTGCAGCTCGAACCCGGCCGCTACACCTTCCACGACCTGCTCCGCGAGCACGCCCGCAGCCTCGCCGAGGACGACGGCGCCTGCCTGCGGCTGCTCGGCTACTACCTGCACCGCTCCCGCGCGGCGATGGACCGGCTCTTTCCCGACAGCCTCAGCCACCGCGAGGGCATCCCGGAGCCGGCCACCCCGATCGCGCCCATCCGCGATGACGCGGAGGCGCTCGCCTGGCTCGACGCCGAACGCGCCAACATCATCGCCACCGCCGTCCACGGACCGGAGATCTGCGTGGGCATGCTGGGCCTGGCGATGCGGCCCTACCTCGACCGGCAGGCGCACCACGACGACGCGCTCACGCTGCACACCCTGGTGCTGCGCCGCAGCCGCACGCTCGGCAGCGGGTTCGAGGCGCAGGCGCTCACCGACCTGGCGTGGACGTACTGGCGGATGGGCGAGTACGAGCACGCCGAGCGGCACGCCCACGAGGCCCTGGACGCCGGCCCGACACCACGGGAACAGGCCCGTGCCCTGCTCACGCTGGGGAACGTCGCTCTGCGCCAGCGCCAGGACGCGCAGGCGGAGCGCCACCTCAAGCAGGCACTCGACCTCACCCGGATCGGCGCCGACACCTGGGCCGAGGCGCACGTGCTCGGCATCCTCGCCCTCGTCCTCGACCGCGCCGACCGGCCCGAGGAGGCGCGCCGCCATCTCGACCTGGCGCTGGCCCTGCACCGCAAGGTCGGCAACCCGGCGGGGGAGGCGATGACGCTCAACCTCCTCGGTGTCGTGCTGCGGCACCAGGGCGAGCCGGCCCAGGCGCGCACCCGCCACGAGCAGGCCGCGGCGCTCTACCGCGCACTCGGCAACAACACTGACGAGGCGGCCGCGCTCAACGGGCTGGCCGAGGCGGCGGGCGATCCGGCCCTGGCGGTCGAGGAGCACACGGCCGCGCTCGCGCTCGCCGACCTGACGCGCAACCGGCCCGAGCAGGCACGCGCCCACGACGGGCTGGCGCGGGCGTGCCTCGCGCTCGGGCGCGCGGAGCAGGCCGTCGAGCACGGGCGGCTGGCCCTCGGCCTCTATGGTGAGCTGGGTGTCCCGGAGGCCGAGGAGGTACGCGCCTTCCTCGAACGGGCCAGCTGA
- a CDS encoding TetR/AcrR family transcriptional regulator codes for MARAGITAERLTRAAAEVADELGFDHVTGSAVARRLGVKEPSLYAHIRNARELKVRVALLALQEMADLTATAIAGRAGKQALTALAGVYRDYARTRPGRYAASRHELDPETAARSAGPRHSEMLRALLRGYDLPEPDQTDAIRFLGAAIHGYVSLEAAGSFSHTPRDTDASWTWTLDTLDLALRARSANPTNPAYLAGPT; via the coding sequence ATGGCACGTGCTGGCATCACCGCCGAACGGCTCACCCGTGCGGCGGCCGAGGTGGCCGACGAGCTCGGCTTCGACCACGTGACCGGCTCCGCGGTCGCGCGCCGCCTCGGCGTGAAGGAGCCCAGTCTGTACGCCCACATCCGCAACGCCCGCGAACTGAAAGTTCGGGTGGCACTGCTGGCCCTGCAAGAGATGGCCGACCTGACCGCCACCGCGATCGCCGGCCGCGCCGGCAAGCAGGCCCTGACCGCCCTGGCCGGCGTCTACCGCGACTACGCCAGAACCCGCCCCGGCCGCTACGCCGCCTCCCGCCACGAACTCGATCCGGAAACCGCCGCCCGCAGCGCCGGCCCCCGCCACAGTGAGATGCTGCGCGCCCTGCTGCGCGGCTACGACCTGCCCGAGCCCGACCAGACCGACGCCATACGCTTCCTCGGCGCCGCCATCCACGGATACGTCAGCCTGGAAGCGGCCGGCTCCTTCAGCCACACCCCGCGCGACACCGACGCCTCCTGGACCTGGACACTCGACACCCTCGACCTCGCCCTGCGAGCCCGCTCCGCCAACCCCACCAACCCCGCCTACCTTGCCGGTCCCACCTGA
- a CDS encoding FBP domain-containing protein, with protein MRPITESDIRSSFVNCSKGEAKRLGLPADLAEQPWQDLDFLGWRDPGAPDRGYVVAEREDGGLVGIALRAVKGAARGFASRSMCSLCLTVRTGGGVALMSARRTGEAGRLGNTVGQYLCSDLACSLYTRGRKETAGGDFEETLTVQERVARTRDNLTSFIAKVVA; from the coding sequence ATGAGACCGATAACAGAGAGCGATATCCGCAGTTCGTTCGTGAACTGTTCCAAAGGCGAGGCCAAGAGGCTGGGCCTGCCGGCAGATCTCGCCGAGCAACCGTGGCAGGACCTCGACTTCCTCGGCTGGCGCGATCCCGGGGCGCCTGACCGTGGCTACGTGGTGGCCGAACGCGAGGACGGCGGCCTGGTGGGGATCGCGTTGCGGGCGGTCAAGGGGGCCGCGCGGGGCTTCGCCTCGCGCAGCATGTGCTCGTTGTGCCTGACCGTCCGCACCGGCGGCGGGGTGGCGCTGATGAGCGCGCGGCGCACCGGGGAGGCGGGGCGGCTGGGCAACACCGTGGGCCAGTACCTGTGCTCCGACCTGGCCTGTTCCCTCTACACGCGGGGCAGGAAGGAGACGGCCGGGGGCGACTTCGAGGAGACCTTGACGGTGCAGGAGCGGGTGGCCCGCACGCGGGACAACCTAACCTCCTTCATCGCGAAGGTGGTCGCGTAG
- a CDS encoding beta-lactamase family protein, producing the protein MGLSRIGAASRPSADSVVAAHAVSGEIAVAGCRQISAAGSMLPFCWACSASVRRPASAVSCSPSRAGSAGRFIDAGFTGVTLRVQDERGEWADSAGVRKLGLDDSVAGYLPEYGLDERITVRMLLQHTSGLGCGTILRHNDSAPHGYGALMYSSPDGRTTVTGSVTWVDDASRGPAAQFNTGSTDRGRPRADLPSGLQNDQPQTIRPPPP; encoded by the coding sequence GTGGGGCTGAGTCGTATCGGTGCGGCCAGCAGGCCCTCTGCCGACAGCGTGGTCGCGGCCCACGCCGTCAGCGGTGAGATCGCCGTCGCTGGCTGTCGCCAGATCTCCGCGGCCGGATCCATGTTGCCGTTCTGCTGGGCCTGCTCGGCGAGCGTGCGCAGGCCGGCGAGCGCGGTGTCCTGCTCGCCCTCCAGAGCAGGCTCTGCTGGCCGGTTCATCGACGCCGGCTTCACCGGAGTCACCCTGCGCGTCCAGGACGAGCGAGGCGAGTGGGCCGACAGCGCCGGAGTACGCAAGCTGGGGCTGGACGACTCGGTGGCCGGCTACCTGCCCGAGTACGGGCTGGACGAGCGGATCACCGTACGGATGCTGCTCCAGCACACCAGCGGCCTGGGCTGCGGCACCATCCTGCGCCACAACGACAGCGCGCCGCACGGCTACGGCGCTCTCATGTACAGCTCCCCGGACGGCAGGACCACCGTGACCGGCTCGGTCACCTGGGTGGACGATGCCAGCAGAGGCCCGGCGGCGCAGTTCAACACCGGCTCGACAGACAGGGGTCGCCCACGCGCCGATCTGCCCTCCGGCCTTCAGAACGATCAACCGCAGACGATCAGGCCGCCGCCGCCGTAA
- a CDS encoding TetR/AcrR family transcriptional regulator, producing MLDAAARVMSVRGYAGTSISTLVKETGLPKRAFYHHFESKAGLLAAVMAQGARGFFAAMREAHRDPPAGGTPRERLGCYLQRTGEVFAHREEFLRLLLVLVMSNEAREAREAMAWPGSTALSTRSSRRTASRSRRSWISSPTPWWRSARR from the coding sequence ATCCTCGACGCGGCCGCGCGGGTGATGTCCGTGCGCGGTTACGCCGGCACGTCGATCTCGACGCTGGTGAAGGAGACGGGCCTGCCCAAGCGCGCCTTCTACCACCACTTCGAGTCCAAGGCGGGGCTGCTCGCCGCCGTCATGGCCCAGGGCGCGCGGGGCTTCTTCGCGGCCATGCGCGAGGCCCACCGCGACCCGCCGGCCGGCGGCACGCCGCGTGAGCGGCTGGGGTGTTACCTGCAGAGGACCGGCGAGGTGTTCGCGCACCGCGAGGAGTTCCTGCGCCTGCTGCTGGTGCTCGTGATGAGCAACGAGGCCAGGGAGGCGCGCGAGGCGATGGCATGGCCGGGTTCGACCGCGCTTTCGACTCGCTCCAGTCGCAGGACGGCAAGCCGATCTCGGAGGTCATGGATCAGCTCGCCGACGCCATGGTGGCGATCGGCGAGACGGTGA
- a CDS encoding Rrf2 family transcriptional regulator: MSANSRLTIAAHALAWIGLYQRQGHEVATSEQIAASASTNPVVIRRLLGDLRRAGLVESRRGVGAGWSLARDLESMTLLDVYEAVEPGPLFALHRAAPDPGCVVGHGIQPAMRRVYDGIEETLRRELSRVTLKDVLQDVLAAPR, from the coding sequence ATGAGCGCCAACAGCAGGTTGACCATCGCCGCCCACGCGCTGGCCTGGATCGGCCTCTACCAGCGCCAGGGCCATGAGGTCGCCACCTCCGAGCAGATCGCGGCCAGCGCGAGCACCAACCCCGTGGTGATCCGGCGGCTGCTCGGCGACCTGCGCAGGGCGGGGCTCGTGGAGTCCCGGCGTGGGGTGGGTGCGGGCTGGTCGCTGGCGCGCGACCTGGAGTCGATGACGCTGCTCGACGTGTACGAGGCGGTGGAGCCGGGCCCGCTGTTCGCGCTGCACCGCGCCGCCCCGGACCCGGGATGCGTGGTGGGTCACGGCATCCAGCCGGCGATGCGGCGCGTCTACGACGGCATCGAGGAGACCCTCCGGCGCGAGCTTTCCCGCGTCACGCTGAAGGATGTGCTCCAGGACGTCCTCGCGGCGCCTCGCTGA
- a CDS encoding glycoside hydrolase domain-containing protein, with amino-acid sequence MDEMVLRAQRFINTTYGSVPGITKVVEDGITGWATMYALTRCLQHQLGITTLSNNFGPTTLSTLTSQYPSITRSTGAPANLVRIVQSGLYCKGYDGGEIDGIYNDRVSAAVQQLKANSGTQNAFPGDAMVPKLFKALLTMDAYVVTANGSASVRSIQQWMNSRYVNRTNFFVIPCDGHFSRDVQKAMMLACQFELGQSDSEADGIFGPKTLNGLAARGIAQGSTGVFVQLFSAAMIFNRRLGTTFTATYDANLTARVVDFQNFARLAPTGTGDKQTWASLLVSTGDSSRRGTAADCVTQITPARAQTLKGLGYQVVGRYLTNVPNTSLNKKIQPGELAVIAQEGLRVFPIYQTYGGAVTYFNATQGAADAAAALDAARGYGFKPGTRIYFAVDYDALDSDVTSNILPHFRAIRTRFNQLGSEYAIGIYGPRNVCSRVAAEGLSTASFVAGMSTGFSGNLGFPLPDDWAFDQISTITIGAGDGAIEIDNNINSGRDSGQNSFNDVPTGAKPDVPFNSASRDAILAELLAYIKSLGDLPEGNVIENAWLYLTPASLDITLRHDALITALSRAFGMRKALIQTPLFWELRNNRIDDAAVDGLVLATYAYREAFELWEKNMSGPPPQPPIIMKDDSSTGLGQIFADTAIRSRNHCASVGIISDSTLDPADWHDVWRVWRQLKDDDEYSVSTIPLVNIWGAADIGQRRPALDYTENEAGLILKRYNGTSSQADVYRQKTLPIYRIFEKYNSAARNV; translated from the coding sequence ATGGACGAGATGGTTCTGCGTGCACAACGCTTCATCAACACCACCTACGGCAGCGTGCCGGGCATCACCAAGGTAGTCGAGGACGGAATCACCGGATGGGCGACGATGTACGCCCTGACCCGCTGCCTGCAGCACCAGCTCGGCATCACCACGCTGTCGAACAACTTCGGCCCCACCACCCTGTCGACGCTGACCAGTCAATACCCTTCGATAACGCGGAGCACAGGGGCGCCGGCGAACCTGGTCCGCATCGTGCAGTCCGGGCTGTACTGCAAGGGCTACGACGGCGGCGAGATCGACGGCATCTACAACGACAGGGTCTCGGCGGCGGTTCAGCAGCTCAAGGCCAACTCCGGCACGCAGAACGCCTTCCCAGGGGACGCGATGGTCCCCAAGTTATTCAAGGCGCTGCTCACCATGGACGCATATGTGGTGACAGCCAATGGCAGCGCCTCGGTACGCTCGATCCAGCAATGGATGAACTCCCGCTACGTGAACAGAACGAACTTCTTCGTCATCCCGTGTGACGGCCATTTCTCACGAGACGTACAGAAGGCGATGATGCTGGCCTGCCAGTTCGAGCTGGGGCAGAGCGACAGCGAGGCGGACGGCATCTTCGGCCCCAAGACACTCAACGGGCTGGCGGCGCGGGGGATAGCGCAGGGTTCCACGGGGGTCTTCGTACAGCTCTTCAGCGCGGCCATGATCTTCAACCGCCGGCTGGGCACCACCTTCACGGCCACCTATGACGCCAACCTCACCGCCCGGGTCGTCGACTTCCAGAATTTCGCCCGGCTCGCCCCGACCGGCACCGGCGACAAGCAGACCTGGGCCTCTCTGCTCGTCAGCACGGGCGATTCGAGCCGCAGGGGAACCGCTGCCGACTGCGTCACTCAGATAACGCCTGCTCGTGCGCAGACGTTGAAGGGCCTCGGCTATCAGGTGGTCGGCCGTTATCTCACCAACGTGCCCAACACCTCGCTCAACAAGAAGATCCAGCCGGGCGAGCTGGCGGTGATCGCGCAGGAGGGGCTTCGGGTCTTCCCGATCTACCAGACCTACGGCGGGGCGGTGACCTACTTCAACGCCACCCAGGGCGCGGCCGACGCCGCGGCCGCCCTGGACGCGGCGCGTGGTTACGGCTTCAAGCCAGGCACCCGCATCTACTTCGCCGTCGACTACGACGCCCTGGACAGTGACGTCACCTCCAACATCCTTCCGCACTTCCGTGCCATCCGGACTCGGTTCAACCAGCTCGGCAGCGAGTACGCGATCGGCATCTACGGGCCCCGCAACGTCTGCTCCAGGGTCGCCGCGGAGGGCCTCAGCACGGCCAGCTTCGTCGCGGGCATGTCCACCGGTTTCAGCGGTAACCTGGGCTTTCCGCTGCCGGACGACTGGGCTTTCGACCAGATCTCCACCATCACGATCGGAGCCGGCGACGGCGCCATCGAGATCGACAACAACATCAATTCCGGACGGGACAGCGGACAGAACAGCTTCAACGACGTGCCCACCGGAGCCAAGCCGGATGTGCCCTTCAACAGCGCCAGCCGGGATGCGATCCTCGCCGAACTGCTCGCGTACATCAAGAGCCTCGGTGACCTCCCCGAGGGAAACGTGATCGAGAACGCCTGGCTCTACCTCACCCCCGCGTCACTCGACATCACCCTGCGGCACGACGCACTGATCACGGCGCTCTCCCGGGCCTTCGGCATGCGAAAGGCGCTCATTCAGACCCCGCTCTTCTGGGAGCTCCGCAACAACCGCATCGACGACGCCGCGGTGGACGGCCTCGTGCTGGCGACCTACGCCTATCGTGAGGCGTTCGAGCTCTGGGAGAAGAACATGAGCGGCCCTCCGCCCCAACCACCGATCATCATGAAGGACGACAGCAGTACCGGTCTCGGTCAGATCTTCGCCGACACCGCGATCAGATCCAGAAACCACTGCGCGTCCGTGGGGATCATCAGTGACAGCACGCTCGACCCGGCCGACTGGCACGACGTCTGGCGGGTCTGGAGACAGCTCAAGGACGATGACGAGTATTCCGTCAGCACCATTCCGCTGGTGAACATCTGGGGCGCGGCCGACATCGGTCAGCGCAGACCCGCGTTGGACTACACGGAGAACGAAGCGGGCCTGATTCTCAAGCGATACAACGGCACCAGCTCCCAGGCCGACGTGTACCGGCAGAAGACGCTGCCCATCTATCGCATATTCGAGAAGTACAACAGTGCGGCGAGGAATGTCTAG
- a CDS encoding carboxymuconolactone decarboxylase family protein, with protein MEARMKNPATIIPAAMKPIMELMKAAQSQGLPMELMEMIHLRVSQINGCSFCVDTGLKSLRKLGESDERIGLVAAWREAPYYTDAERAALELAEAATRLADHTDAVSDEVWDNAADHFDENQLASILLMIAVTNLFNRLNAPIRQVAGSW; from the coding sequence ATGGAAGCCCGGATGAAGAACCCCGCCACGATCATCCCCGCCGCAATGAAGCCGATCATGGAGCTGATGAAGGCCGCCCAGTCGCAGGGGCTCCCCATGGAGCTGATGGAGATGATCCACCTGCGTGTCAGCCAGATCAACGGCTGCAGTTTCTGCGTCGACACCGGTCTGAAGAGCCTGCGCAAGCTCGGCGAGAGCGACGAGCGCATCGGCCTGGTCGCCGCCTGGCGGGAGGCCCCGTACTACACCGACGCCGAGCGGGCGGCGCTGGAGCTGGCCGAGGCGGCGACCCGGCTGGCCGACCACACCGACGCCGTCTCCGACGAGGTCTGGGACAACGCCGCCGACCACTTCGACGAGAACCAGCTCGCCTCGATCCTGCTGATGATCGCCGTCACCAACCTCTTCAACCGCCTGAACGCCCCGATCCGCCAGGTCGCCGGCAGCTGGTAA
- a CDS encoding LamG domain-containing protein, with protein sequence MSDAIQVDGGALTIGSNLVWEEYFDGLIDEVRIYDRAQTAQQIQGSGASRPRALNARRRPRRSGRWRPWSGPWSAAPPGR encoded by the coding sequence ATGTCCGACGCGATCCAGGTCGACGGCGGTGCTCTGACCATCGGAAGTAACTTGGTCTGGGAAGAGTACTTCGACGGGCTCATCGACGAGGTGCGGATCTATGACCGGGCCCAGACCGCTCAGCAAATCCAGGGCTCAGGGGCGTCTCGGCCGCGGGCCCTCAACGCTCGTCGACGACCTCGCCGTTCAGGGCGATGGCGTCCTTGGTCAGGCCCATGGTCAGCGGCGCCTCCGGGAAGGTGA
- the ppk2 gene encoding polyphosphate kinase 2 produces MAKKNKKHQVEAPELPADPSRKLKRKDYEAEMRRLHGELVAMQEWVRSTGTKVCIVFEGRDTAGKGGTIKRITERVSPRVFRVVALPAPTEREKSQMYMQRYVPHFPAAGEVVIFDRSWYNRAGVERVMGFCKPEETEQFLKLVPSFEKAMVDSGILLLKYWLEVSPAEQTRRLRSRIHDPRKIWKLSDMDLKSYSRWYDYSRARDAMFATTDTAWAPWYLASTDDKQRGRLNIISHLLSQIPYKPLAHRELTLPRRQRADGYVEPKLPLRYIPTPY; encoded by the coding sequence ATGGCCAAGAAGAACAAGAAGCACCAGGTGGAGGCGCCGGAGCTCCCCGCCGACCCGTCCCGGAAGCTCAAGCGCAAAGACTATGAGGCAGAGATGCGGCGCCTGCACGGCGAGCTGGTCGCCATGCAGGAGTGGGTCAGGAGCACGGGGACCAAGGTCTGCATCGTCTTCGAGGGACGGGACACCGCCGGCAAGGGAGGCACGATCAAACGGATCACCGAGCGGGTCAGCCCCCGCGTGTTCCGGGTCGTCGCCCTGCCCGCCCCGACCGAGCGCGAGAAGTCCCAGATGTACATGCAGCGGTACGTCCCCCACTTCCCGGCCGCCGGCGAGGTCGTGATCTTCGACCGCAGCTGGTACAACCGCGCCGGCGTCGAGCGGGTGATGGGCTTCTGCAAGCCGGAGGAGACCGAGCAGTTCCTGAAGCTGGTGCCGTCGTTCGAGAAGGCGATGGTCGACTCGGGGATCCTGCTGCTCAAGTACTGGCTGGAGGTCAGCCCCGCCGAGCAGACCCGGCGCCTGAGAAGCCGCATCCACGACCCGCGCAAGATCTGGAAGCTCTCGGACATGGACCTGAAGTCCTACAGCCGCTGGTATGACTACTCCCGGGCCCGCGACGCCATGTTCGCCACCACCGACACCGCCTGGGCGCCCTGGTATCTCGCCAGCACCGACGACAAGCAGCGGGGCCGGCTCAACATCATCAGCCACCTGCTGAGCCAGATCCCCTACAAGCCGCTCGCCCACAGGGAACTCACCCTCCCCAGGCGCCAGCGGGCCGACGGCTACGTGGAGCCCAAACTGCCTCTGCGTTACATCCCCACCCCGTACTGA
- a CDS encoding SDR family NAD(P)-dependent oxidoreductase: MNKPLTGKVALVTGGSRGLGAATVRLLAEQGADVAFTYVSSDKQAQAVVDEVRGKGAKIAAFKSDQAEASQAPALIDDVVAHFGGLDILVNNAAISVNGTVDDPDADTAALDRMHATNYLGVIALIRAASRVLREGGRVITVSSGLGTRAGVPGVADYAATKAGVERYTMGVARDLGHRAITANVVEAGLMEGGMEPPDPETLKALLSSLSLQRIGHPDEIAAAIAFLASPAASYVTGAVLDAHGGYNA; encoded by the coding sequence ATGAACAAGCCGCTGACTGGCAAGGTCGCCCTGGTCACCGGAGGGTCCCGCGGGCTGGGAGCCGCGACCGTACGGCTGCTTGCCGAACAGGGCGCCGACGTCGCGTTCACCTACGTCAGCTCCGACAAGCAGGCGCAGGCCGTCGTCGACGAGGTGCGCGGCAAGGGAGCCAAGATCGCCGCGTTCAAGTCCGACCAGGCGGAGGCGAGCCAGGCGCCGGCGCTGATCGACGACGTGGTGGCGCACTTCGGCGGCCTGGACATCCTCGTCAACAACGCGGCGATCTCGGTGAACGGTACGGTGGACGACCCGGATGCCGACACCGCCGCGCTGGATCGCATGCACGCCACCAACTACCTCGGGGTGATCGCCCTCATCCGGGCCGCCTCCCGGGTGCTGCGCGAGGGCGGCCGCGTCATCACCGTGAGTTCCGGGCTCGGCACTCGAGCCGGTGTCCCGGGCGTGGCCGACTACGCGGCGACCAAGGCGGGGGTCGAGCGGTACACCATGGGCGTCGCCCGCGACCTCGGCCACCGCGCCATCACCGCCAACGTGGTGGAAGCCGGGCTGATGGAGGGCGGCATGGAGCCGCCGGACCCCGAGACTCTCAAGGCCCTGCTCAGCTCGCTGTCCCTCCAGCGCATCGGGCACCCCGACGAGATCGCCGCGGCCATCGCCTTCCTGGCGAGCCCCGCTGCGTCGTACGTCACGGGCGCCGTGCTGGACGCCCACGGCGGCTACAACGCCTGA
- a CDS encoding DEAD/DEAH box helicase family protein translates to MLSFAATSGIAQHVLDGFAYHSDRTAFPHDRIRQNHLVGLRYTVLRFSYEMIRRDVRLCVEQLQRVLRDDPALAMYLIARPVAPVPDDMGATPLAIVTPPARPQVVERSYFDQVRERLTLEPLRQCQSEAIAALANYYRRGQADAACVMSVGAGKTALGVAATLAFTRRRALIVTPGRVIRGTFARARPGRHRFHRGR, encoded by the coding sequence GTGCTCAGCTTCGCAGCGACCAGTGGAATCGCACAGCACGTGCTGGACGGGTTCGCGTACCACAGCGACAGGACGGCTTTCCCGCACGACAGGATCCGGCAGAATCACCTGGTCGGGTTGCGGTATACCGTGCTGCGGTTCTCGTACGAGATGATCCGCCGAGACGTCAGGTTGTGCGTCGAGCAGCTTCAACGCGTTCTTCGTGACGACCCCGCCTTGGCGATGTACCTCATCGCGCGGCCCGTCGCTCCGGTCCCTGACGACATGGGCGCCACGCCACTGGCGATCGTCACGCCTCCGGCCCGGCCACAGGTGGTCGAGCGGAGCTATTTCGACCAGGTACGGGAGCGCCTGACCCTGGAGCCGTTGCGTCAATGCCAGAGCGAGGCCATCGCGGCGCTGGCCAACTACTACCGGCGGGGGCAGGCCGACGCCGCCTGTGTGATGTCCGTGGGTGCCGGCAAGACGGCGCTGGGCGTCGCCGCCACGCTTGCCTTCACCCGGCGGCGGGCGCTGATCGTCACACCGGGGCGGGTGATCAGAGGCACCTTCGCCCGGGCGCGCCCCGGACGACATCGATTTCATCGTGGTCGATGA